From a single Nitrogeniibacter mangrovi genomic region:
- a CDS encoding IS110 family RNA-guided transposase produces MNRSISQCFGVDVSKAELVIGDNTSERIVKIANRSEAIRGWLRRLPENCHIGMEATGTYHVALADLAHERGHRVYVLNPRSVAVYLKGLRSRGKTDILDARGITRFVERETDELEPYEPPTVLQRSIRTLLHRRHQVVKQRAAMRLSCQHLDVSVRATFTPLLNAFDQCLRNIDIKLRQMVRSDPTLHQLERNLRTIPGVGPLVGTALALRLSRHPYRNSDALVAALGMDPRPCQSGTSEGVRHLSKQGNGEERRLIYMAAVSACKTAHWRAKFENLLTRGNPTTAALCIIARKLLRIAFAINRSSEPYREELGVQTCSAS; encoded by the coding sequence ATGAATCGTTCTATTTCTCAGTGCTTTGGCGTCGATGTCAGCAAAGCCGAGTTGGTGATCGGCGACAACACTTCTGAGCGCATCGTGAAGATCGCGAATCGCTCTGAGGCAATCCGGGGCTGGCTCAGACGATTGCCAGAGAATTGCCATATCGGCATGGAGGCGACGGGTACTTACCATGTTGCCCTGGCCGATCTGGCGCATGAGCGCGGACACCGTGTGTATGTGCTCAACCCCCGCTCGGTGGCGGTGTATCTGAAGGGATTGCGCTCTCGCGGCAAGACCGACATCCTCGATGCGCGCGGCATCACTCGGTTCGTTGAGCGCGAAACGGATGAACTCGAACCCTACGAGCCCCCCACGGTGCTTCAGCGGTCAATCCGCACGCTTTTGCACCGACGCCATCAAGTGGTCAAGCAGCGTGCGGCGATGCGTCTGAGCTGCCAGCACCTCGATGTTTCGGTTCGCGCGACATTTACGCCCTTGCTCAATGCATTTGACCAATGCTTACGCAACATCGACATCAAGCTTCGGCAGATGGTGCGTTCAGATCCAACCTTGCATCAGCTTGAACGCAACCTGCGCACCATCCCAGGGGTCGGTCCGTTGGTTGGGACCGCATTGGCTCTGCGGCTAAGCCGACACCCCTACCGAAACAGTGACGCATTGGTCGCGGCGCTTGGCATGGACCCGCGCCCCTGCCAATCGGGTACCTCCGAAGGTGTACGACACCTCTCCAAACAGGGAAATGGCGAGGAGCGTCGCCTCATCTACATGGCCGCCGTGAGCGCGTGCAAAACAGCGCATTGGCGCGCGAAGTTCGAGAACCTGCTTACCAGGGGAAACCCCACCACCGCAGCCCTATGCATCATCGCGCGCAAACTGTTGCGCATCGCATTTGCGATCAACAGAAGCAGCGAGCCGTATCGCGAAGAGCTCGGCGTTCAGACTTGCAGCGCTTCATAG
- a CDS encoding ABC-three component system middle component 7, giving the protein MLVPSKFTRLEESTLFRMTRVLSERTDLESVQDIYYRTRDDFRDASEFLHALDALFVLGLLEFDEESGLIRYA; this is encoded by the coding sequence ATGCTGGTGCCGAGTAAGTTCACGCGCCTCGAAGAGTCAACTCTATTCAGGATGACAAGAGTTCTGAGCGAGAGGACAGACCTGGAAAGCGTGCAAGACATTTACTATAGGACGCGTGATGATTTTCGGGACGCGAGCGAATTTCTTCATGCGTTGGATGCGCTATTCGTGCTTGGTCTGCTGGAATTTGACGAAGAATCAGGACTGATTAGATATGCTTAA
- a CDS encoding aldehyde dehydrogenase family protein — protein MASFKAQDIDTVVDAINERGFGLTFGLHTRIDDRVQQIVDRIRVGNIYVNRNQIGAIVGSQPFGGEGLSGTGPKAGGPHYVNRFRRTEVPTTHPAPDGAPVSAAQLSTAFAGLDARAWVARADRVQVLRRALDGTGPGVRRAVNAAASFDSGPFRFPGPTGESNRMIMPPKGPVLCLGPQLDTALAQAAQALAAGCPALVVVPGAAAAVAPLAKAGAPVAGLDGTVPADELATADGFVAVAAAGDSPWTRALRQALASRDGRIVQLETEVICAERYYAERHICIDTTAAGGNTSLLAAEA, from the coding sequence GTGGCGTCCTTCAAGGCCCAGGACATCGACACGGTGGTCGATGCGATCAACGAGCGTGGCTTCGGGCTCACCTTCGGCCTGCACACCCGCATCGACGACCGGGTGCAGCAGATCGTCGACCGCATCCGCGTCGGCAACATCTACGTGAACCGCAACCAGATCGGCGCCATCGTCGGCAGCCAGCCCTTCGGCGGCGAGGGGCTGTCGGGCACCGGGCCGAAGGCCGGCGGGCCGCACTATGTGAACCGCTTCCGCCGCACCGAGGTGCCGACGACGCATCCCGCCCCCGACGGCGCGCCGGTGTCGGCCGCACAGCTGAGCACGGCCTTTGCGGGCCTCGACGCGCGCGCCTGGGTGGCCCGTGCCGACCGGGTACAGGTGCTGCGCCGGGCGCTCGACGGCACCGGGCCCGGGGTGCGCCGCGCCGTCAATGCCGCCGCCAGCTTCGACAGCGGACCGTTCCGTTTTCCCGGGCCGACCGGCGAATCGAACCGGATGATCATGCCGCCCAAGGGGCCGGTGCTCTGTCTCGGCCCGCAACTCGACACCGCCCTCGCCCAGGCCGCCCAGGCGCTCGCCGCCGGCTGCCCGGCGCTGGTCGTGGTGCCCGGAGCCGCGGCGGCCGTCGCCCCGCTGGCCAAGGCCGGCGCGCCGGTCGCCGGTCTGGACGGGACCGTTCCGGCCGACGAGCTGGCCACGGCGGACGGCTTCGTCGCCGTGGCCGCGGCCGGCGATTCGCCATGGACGCGCGCGCTGCGCCAGGCGCTGGCCAGCCGCGACGGGCGCATCGTGCAGCTCGAAACCGAGGTGATCTGCGCCGAACGCTACTACGCCGAACGCCACATCTGCATCGACACCACCGCCGCCGGAGGCAACACCAGCCTGCTCGCCGCAGAAGCGTAG
- a CDS encoding ABC-three component system protein: protein MKQARYMSTKRPDYSDNQHSILYAETSGCCPLCAQPILFSKKGSKRLTKGYEIAHIYPLNPTPIQAKSLAGRAPPPEINALENVIALCPTCHTKFDKDFKLEEMDRLRSIKDGFLAEAKARTTAAQYAIQEEIYTILDNIVALDGDAPEISPARFDISTVDKKLRVGMSPLQKHEIKMYAVNFYVRIRDHIRLLEQNDQLAIRIMQNQINTYYLEMQKQHPDNKDAVFNFVAQWISSRTGRSLLAAKVLTSFFVQNCEVFDAGAE from the coding sequence GTGAAGCAGGCTCGTTATATGTCGACGAAAAGACCCGACTACAGTGACAACCAGCACAGCATCTTGTACGCGGAAACGAGCGGGTGTTGCCCCTTGTGCGCGCAGCCAATTCTTTTTAGCAAGAAGGGATCAAAAAGGCTGACTAAGGGCTATGAGATTGCGCACATTTATCCGCTTAACCCCACGCCGATCCAAGCTAAGTCCCTTGCTGGGCGAGCACCGCCACCCGAGATTAACGCACTCGAGAACGTCATTGCCTTGTGCCCCACTTGCCACACAAAATTCGACAAAGACTTCAAGCTAGAGGAGATGGATCGCCTTAGAAGTATCAAGGATGGTTTTTTGGCCGAGGCAAAAGCAAGAACAACGGCCGCTCAGTACGCCATTCAGGAAGAGATCTACACGATCCTGGACAATATCGTAGCGCTGGATGGGGACGCGCCAGAGATTTCCCCTGCCCGATTTGATATTTCTACAGTAGACAAGAAGCTTCGCGTCGGCATGAGTCCCCTGCAAAAGCACGAGATCAAAATGTATGCCGTAAATTTCTACGTACGCATTCGAGATCACATCCGTCTGCTAGAGCAGAACGACCAGCTGGCGATTCGCATCATGCAGAACCAGATCAATACCTACTATCTGGAAATGCAAAAACAGCATCCAGACAACAAGGATGCAGTGTTCAATTTCGTTGCGCAGTGGATCAGTTCTCGAACGGGGAGATCGCTGTTAGCCGCGAAAGTTCTGACATCGTTCTTCGTACAGAACTGTGAGGTGTTTGATGCTGGTGCCGAGTAA
- a CDS encoding DUF2326 domain-containing protein has protein sequence MSGARADILNKIRRLQRDISGITPRLAANIALIADFFPTVDVQRLEQVEAFHQKIGRIVKKELKDELAVALAEEDAAANEIAAIDVEIQADLQSKGLPEDIFKRVFDLKEITDRAVDENRSFDLKVELDETIKLSNERLESIYVRIFLDIERQVNQKLNAFTNVVYGPFRASSELRIKSPSSYKFTSPADTGTGKSYAGLIGFDLAMLSLTKLPLFLHDSIIYKNIEVPAIRRILRILAAVKSKQIFLSFDEAKKFGPEAELLLKRFTVLKLAHNDLLYTKDWRDQK, from the coding sequence TTGAGTGGCGCGCGAGCGGACATACTGAATAAAATCAGACGACTACAGCGAGATATCTCCGGCATCACGCCGCGGCTTGCCGCCAACATTGCTCTAATCGCTGATTTCTTTCCCACAGTGGACGTACAACGTCTGGAACAGGTTGAAGCGTTCCATCAAAAAATCGGACGTATCGTTAAGAAGGAACTCAAGGACGAGTTGGCAGTTGCTCTTGCTGAGGAGGATGCGGCAGCAAACGAGATTGCCGCGATTGATGTTGAGATTCAGGCAGACCTGCAGTCGAAGGGCCTTCCAGAAGACATTTTCAAGCGCGTTTTCGATTTAAAGGAAATCACCGACAGGGCCGTTGATGAAAACCGGAGCTTCGATCTAAAAGTCGAACTGGACGAAACGATCAAACTTTCCAATGAGCGGTTGGAATCGATCTACGTTAGGATTTTCCTCGACATCGAGCGACAAGTTAACCAGAAGCTGAATGCGTTCACCAATGTCGTCTATGGCCCCTTCCGGGCCAGTTCGGAGTTGCGCATTAAAAGCCCGAGCTCATATAAATTCACATCGCCGGCAGACACAGGAACAGGTAAGTCATATGCTGGTTTGATTGGCTTTGATCTAGCGATGTTATCACTGACTAAGCTGCCGTTATTCCTCCACGATTCGATCATTTACAAGAACATTGAAGTGCCAGCGATTCGGCGCATACTTCGCATCCTGGCTGCGGTCAAGTCAAAGCAAATTTTTCTATCTTTTGATGAGGCAAAGAAGTTCGGGCCAGAAGCTGAACTTCTGCTCAAGCGCTTTACCGTTTTGAAACTGGCGCATAACGATCTTCTCTACACAAAGGACTGGCGTGACCAGAAGTAG
- a CDS encoding COG4315 family predicted lipoprotein, whose amino-acid sequence MKTTALMAGLTMLALSGASWAADAPVKMADGVLTGTNDMTLYTFDKDAPGSGKSACNGPCAGNWPPLLADEHATAAGDYSLITRDDGSRQWAYKGKPLYFWIKDQKPGDTTGDGFKGVWHRARP is encoded by the coding sequence ATGAAAACCACCGCACTGATGGCCGGACTGACGATGCTGGCGCTGTCCGGCGCCTCGTGGGCCGCCGACGCCCCGGTCAAAATGGCCGACGGCGTCCTGACCGGCACCAACGACATGACGCTCTACACCTTCGACAAGGATGCGCCCGGCAGCGGCAAGAGCGCCTGCAACGGCCCCTGCGCCGGCAACTGGCCCCCGCTGCTGGCCGACGAGCACGCCACCGCGGCGGGCGACTACAGCCTCATCACCCGCGACGACGGCAGCCGGCAGTGGGCCTACAAAGGCAAACCGCTGTACTTCTGGATCAAGGACCAGAAGCCGGGCGACACCACCGGGGACGGGTTCAAGGGCGTCTGGCACCGCGCCAGGCCTTGA
- a CDS encoding AAA family ATPase, producing MLKEIRCVHFSHSKISFHPGLNVILGDDDAKNSIGKSTVLMVIDFVLGGTTFLKDDAGAIRELGHHHYDYAFEFGKKQLFFSRATEASDVVYVCDENYARLNELPLEKYLALLKHQYGLDDFEGSFRSTLSPFARIWRKGGLEPDQPFVSMPKESSAVAIGRLVDMFDRSADIAEEKNTLDVQKERRTLIKKSMDSRIIPKITKKQYDENIGKIAENYAQIDQLKQGLGGHLVSMSRCSTRVCSRSSSERTS from the coding sequence ATGCTTAAAGAAATTCGGTGCGTACATTTCAGCCACTCGAAAATTTCCTTTCATCCTGGGCTCAATGTCATCCTGGGCGATGACGACGCGAAGAACTCCATTGGAAAGTCAACGGTATTAATGGTCATCGATTTCGTATTGGGTGGTACGACATTCCTCAAGGATGATGCCGGCGCGATCCGAGAACTCGGTCACCACCACTACGATTACGCATTCGAGTTCGGGAAAAAACAGCTGTTTTTCTCGCGCGCGACAGAGGCGTCAGATGTAGTTTACGTCTGTGATGAAAACTATGCCAGGCTCAACGAACTACCGCTTGAGAAGTACCTCGCGTTACTAAAACATCAGTATGGACTAGACGACTTTGAGGGGTCGTTCCGATCGACCTTGAGTCCATTTGCTCGCATCTGGCGAAAAGGAGGCTTGGAGCCAGATCAGCCCTTTGTCTCCATGCCCAAGGAATCATCTGCTGTGGCTATCGGTCGTTTAGTCGACATGTTCGACCGAAGCGCAGACATTGCTGAAGAAAAAAATACATTGGATGTGCAGAAGGAGCGTAGGACGCTCATAAAGAAGTCCATGGATTCGAGAATTATCCCAAAAATCACAAAGAAACAATATGATGAAAACATCGGGAAAATCGCCGAAAACTACGCACAGATCGACCAACTCAAGCAAGGTTTGGGGGGGCACTTAGTGTCTATGAGTCGCTGTTCAACGAGAGTCTGCAGCAGAAGCAGCAGCGAAAGAACAAGTTGA
- a CDS encoding anti-sigma factor family protein: MSEGRAPMTTPISEAELHAYADNRLDPSRRTRVEAWLAAHPEQREQVDTWRRQAAQLHRAYDAMLDAPVPQRLIPPANDARGVAWRRLAAVAWLMIGALAGYLLRGEVAPPPSAPIAGDTLPRMAAVAHAVYTPEVRHPVEVGADQQAHLIAWLSKRLGAPLKAPQLDDAGFHLVGGRLLPGARGEVAQFMYEDATQQRLTLYVQPNAAHTGETRFRHAREDGIDVFYWIDGPFGYALSGTVGRDKMLQLATLVYRQIGP; encoded by the coding sequence GTGTCTGAAGGTCGTGCGCCCATGACCACGCCCATCTCCGAAGCAGAACTCCACGCCTACGCCGACAACCGGCTCGACCCGTCCCGTCGCACCCGGGTCGAAGCCTGGCTCGCCGCGCACCCCGAGCAGCGCGAACAGGTGGACACCTGGCGCCGGCAGGCCGCCCAGCTGCACCGGGCCTACGACGCCATGCTCGACGCCCCCGTCCCCCAGCGCCTGATACCGCCCGCCAACGACGCGCGCGGCGTCGCATGGCGCCGCCTCGCGGCCGTGGCGTGGCTCATGATCGGCGCACTGGCCGGCTACCTGCTGCGTGGCGAAGTGGCGCCGCCCCCCTCGGCACCGATCGCCGGCGACACCTTGCCGCGCATGGCCGCCGTCGCCCATGCCGTCTACACCCCGGAGGTGCGCCATCCGGTCGAAGTCGGCGCCGACCAGCAGGCCCACCTGATCGCCTGGCTCTCCAAACGACTCGGCGCCCCCCTGAAGGCCCCGCAACTGGACGACGCGGGCTTTCACCTCGTCGGCGGCCGGCTGCTCCCCGGCGCGCGCGGCGAAGTCGCCCAGTTCATGTACGAAGACGCCACACAGCAACGCCTGACGCTCTACGTCCAGCCCAACGCCGCCCACACCGGCGAAACCCGCTTCCGCCACGCCCGCGAGGACGGCATCGACGTCTTCTACTGGATCGACGGCCCCTTCGGCTACGCCCTGTCGGGCACCGTCGGCCGAGACAAGATGCTGCAACTCGCCACGCTGGTGTATCGGCAGATCGGCCCTTAG
- a CDS encoding sigma-70 family RNA polymerase sigma factor: MSSRDAIVAEIPRLRRYARALTGAVAPADDLVQATLARALEKWRFWQRDKTLRPWLFSIMHNLHVDQLRRSHPIDYRDTDELPDIPQRPAQLDGLELRDLDRALAQLPLEQREILLLVGLEELSYQEVARTLGLPLGTVMSRLSRARARLRAILAGEAAPCLKVVRP, from the coding sequence GTGAGCAGCCGGGACGCCATCGTCGCCGAAATCCCCCGTCTGCGCCGCTATGCCCGGGCGCTGACGGGGGCCGTCGCGCCGGCGGACGATCTCGTCCAGGCCACCCTGGCGCGCGCCCTGGAAAAATGGCGCTTCTGGCAGCGGGACAAGACGCTACGCCCGTGGCTGTTCTCCATCATGCACAACCTGCACGTGGACCAGCTGCGTCGCAGCCACCCGATCGATTACCGCGACACCGATGAGCTGCCCGACATCCCGCAACGCCCCGCGCAACTGGACGGTCTCGAACTGCGCGACCTCGACCGTGCGCTGGCGCAGCTGCCCCTGGAGCAACGCGAAATCCTGCTGCTGGTCGGACTCGAAGAACTCTCGTACCAGGAGGTGGCCCGCACCCTCGGGCTGCCCCTGGGCACCGTCATGTCGCGCCTCTCCCGCGCCCGCGCCCGGCTCAGGGCCATCCTCGCGGGCGAGGCGGCACCGTGTCTGAAGGTCGTGCGCCCATGA
- the putP gene encoding sodium/proline symporter PutP, which yields MQTGVWISLTLYFVAMLGIGFYAYRKSTGNSEEYMLGGRDLPPAVAALSAGASDMSGWLLLGLPGALYAAGLVQAWIGIGLFIGALVNWIVVAPRLREQTQRYDNALTIPEFLANRFPTQAVALRMVSALIVVVFFAVYTASGLVAGGKLYSTAFHGSYHMGVWLTLGVVLAYTVVGGFLAVCLTDFVQGCIMMLALIIMPAVVLYAGGGGGFAQAGQTLSGLQGFTLSWWSDDMTVIGWISLMAWGLGYFGQPHIIVRFMAVRSVREVATARNIAMAWMGISLIGAIGVGIFGRAYVERNGIALADPETIFILLAETLFPALVTGFLFAALLAAIMSTVSSQLLVSSSSLTEDFYRLLVNKQASDRTIVNVGRLAVVAVGAVAAVIARNPDSEVLGLVSNAWAGFGAAFGPLMILSLTWRRMTGLGAVAGLVTGAVTVIVWIALGWNASFLGGPGVYEIIPGFLVSMIAIVAVSLATTAQGEFREITAS from the coding sequence ATGCAAACCGGAGTCTGGATCAGCCTGACCCTCTATTTCGTCGCCATGCTCGGCATCGGCTTCTATGCCTACCGCAAATCCACCGGCAACTCCGAGGAATACATGCTCGGCGGGCGCGACCTGCCCCCCGCGGTGGCGGCCCTGTCGGCGGGCGCCTCGGACATGTCGGGCTGGCTGCTGCTCGGCCTGCCCGGCGCGCTCTACGCCGCCGGCCTGGTGCAGGCGTGGATCGGCATCGGCCTGTTCATCGGCGCGCTGGTCAACTGGATCGTCGTCGCCCCGCGCCTGCGCGAGCAGACCCAGCGCTACGACAACGCGCTGACGATCCCGGAATTCCTCGCCAACCGCTTCCCGACGCAGGCGGTCGCGCTGCGCATGGTCTCGGCCCTGATCGTGGTGGTGTTCTTCGCGGTCTATACCGCCTCCGGCCTGGTGGCCGGAGGCAAGCTGTATTCGACCGCCTTTCACGGCAGCTACCACATGGGCGTGTGGCTCACGCTCGGCGTGGTGCTCGCCTATACGGTGGTCGGCGGCTTTCTGGCGGTCTGCCTCACCGACTTCGTGCAGGGCTGCATCATGATGCTGGCGCTGATCATCATGCCGGCGGTGGTGCTCTATGCCGGCGGCGGCGGCGGCTTCGCCCAGGCCGGCCAGACCCTGTCGGGCCTGCAGGGCTTCACGCTCTCGTGGTGGAGCGACGACATGACCGTCATCGGCTGGATTTCGCTGATGGCGTGGGGGCTGGGCTACTTCGGCCAGCCGCACATCATCGTGCGCTTCATGGCGGTGCGCAGCGTGCGCGAGGTGGCCACCGCGCGCAACATCGCCATGGCCTGGATGGGCATCTCGCTCATCGGCGCCATCGGCGTGGGGATCTTCGGCCGCGCGTATGTCGAGCGCAACGGCATCGCCCTGGCGGACCCGGAGACGATCTTCATCCTCCTGGCCGAGACGCTGTTCCCCGCGCTCGTCACCGGCTTCCTGTTCGCGGCCCTGCTCGCCGCGATCATGTCCACCGTCTCCAGCCAGCTGCTGGTGTCCTCCTCGTCGCTGACCGAGGACTTCTACCGGCTGCTGGTGAACAAGCAGGCCAGCGACCGGACGATCGTGAACGTCGGCCGCCTCGCGGTCGTGGCGGTGGGCGCCGTCGCCGCCGTGATCGCCCGCAATCCGGACAGCGAAGTGCTCGGCCTCGTCAGCAACGCCTGGGCCGGCTTCGGTGCCGCCTTCGGCCCGCTGATGATCCTCTCCCTGACCTGGCGCCGCATGACCGGGCTGGGCGCCGTCGCCGGGCTCGTCACCGGCGCGGTGACGGTGATCGTCTGGATCGCGCTGGGCTGGAACGCGAGCTTCCTCGGCGGCCCGGGCGTCTATGAAATCATCCCCGGCTTCCTCGTCTCGATGATCGCCATCGTGGCCGTGAGCCTCGCCACCACCGCGCAGGGCGAGTTCCGGGAGATCACCGCGAGCTGA
- a CDS encoding IS110 family RNA-guided transposase — protein sequence MSSFVLGIDVSKDKLDCALQLPDGKLRHKVVSNAPEGFKRLDEWLAQRGVGQVHVCMEATGIYWEASAEYLSGREHTTVSVINPAQIKAFGASRLVRTKTDKVDASLIAQFCAERCPPPWQAPSAQEQALRAMVLRLEALQNMHRQESNRLLVARDAVREGIEAHLAWLDEQITQLVRQINDHIDNDPDMHDKRQLLESIPGVGERTVAVLLAFYADPARFGNARQAVAFAGLDPRQHESGSSVRGRSHLSKVGHAFIRKALYMPAVVTAYKTTWGGRFRQRLVRRGKHPKLIIGAMMRKLLQVAYGVLKSGKPFDPTLHET from the coding sequence ATGAGTTCTTTTGTGTTGGGTATCGATGTTTCCAAGGACAAGCTCGACTGCGCATTACAGCTGCCCGATGGCAAGCTGCGCCACAAGGTGGTGAGCAACGCGCCAGAGGGCTTCAAGCGGCTGGACGAGTGGCTCGCCCAGCGCGGCGTTGGCCAAGTGCACGTATGCATGGAAGCGACCGGCATCTACTGGGAAGCTTCGGCAGAGTACTTGTCTGGTCGCGAGCACACGACTGTCAGCGTCATCAATCCAGCCCAGATCAAGGCGTTCGGTGCATCGAGATTGGTGCGCACCAAGACCGACAAGGTCGATGCTTCGTTGATCGCCCAGTTCTGCGCCGAGCGTTGCCCGCCACCCTGGCAAGCACCGAGTGCCCAAGAGCAGGCGCTTCGCGCCATGGTGCTGCGCCTGGAGGCGTTGCAGAACATGCATCGGCAGGAGAGCAACCGTTTGCTGGTCGCCCGCGATGCCGTGCGCGAGGGCATCGAAGCGCATCTGGCCTGGCTTGATGAACAGATTACCCAGTTGGTGCGCCAGATCAACGATCACATCGACAATGATCCGGACATGCATGACAAACGACAGTTGCTCGAATCCATTCCCGGTGTGGGCGAGCGCACGGTCGCGGTCTTGCTTGCTTTCTATGCCGATCCGGCGCGCTTTGGCAATGCGCGCCAGGCCGTTGCATTTGCCGGGCTCGATCCGCGCCAGCACGAATCCGGTTCGAGCGTCAGAGGACGTTCGCATCTGTCCAAGGTCGGCCATGCGTTCATCCGCAAGGCCTTATACATGCCAGCGGTTGTGACCGCGTACAAAACGACATGGGGTGGCCGATTCCGCCAACGCCTCGTGCGGCGCGGGAAGCATCCGAAGCTGATCATCGGGGCGATGATGCGAAAACTGCTTCAGGTGGCCTATGGTGTGCTCAAGTCGGGCAAGCCGTTCGACCCGACGCTTCACGAGACTTGA